A single window of Paracoccus albus DNA harbors:
- the epmA gene encoding EF-P lysine aminoacylase EpmA has product MTDSQWWQPHRHSDRRPALLARNRIQRAIRGWLDDNEFVEVDPAALAVSPGNETHLHGFATQMIGNDGNGRAMYLHTSPEFAMKKLLAAGERRIAAFSHVWRNRERTALHHPEFTMLEWYRVGEDYTVLMDDCADFLMLAAEAAGANTFRFRDVVCDPYASPERISVADAFAEYAGIDLLATIAPDGWTDRDGLAAQVTRSGVTPADGDTWSDLFSRVLADRVEPHLGRGCATVLDRYPVPEAALARRAADDPRVAERFELYACGVEIANGFGELTDAAEQRRRFQADMAERQRIYGEAYPLDEDLLAALEIMPDASGIALGFDRLVMLATAAPSVQAVMWAPVPDPG; this is encoded by the coding sequence ATGACTGATTCCCAATGGTGGCAGCCCCATCGCCACAGTGATCGCCGCCCCGCGCTTCTGGCCCGCAACCGCATTCAGCGGGCAATACGGGGTTGGCTGGACGATAACGAGTTTGTCGAGGTCGATCCGGCGGCACTGGCCGTCAGCCCCGGCAATGAGACGCACCTGCATGGTTTCGCGACGCAGATGATCGGCAATGACGGGAACGGGCGGGCGATGTATCTGCACACCTCGCCCGAATTCGCGATGAAGAAGTTGCTGGCGGCGGGAGAGCGGCGGATCGCGGCCTTTTCCCATGTCTGGCGCAACCGCGAACGCACCGCCCTGCATCATCCGGAATTTACGATGTTGGAATGGTATCGCGTGGGTGAAGATTACACGGTTCTGATGGATGACTGCGCCGATTTCCTGATGCTGGCGGCAGAGGCGGCGGGTGCGAACACGTTCCGCTTTCGCGATGTGGTCTGTGATCCCTATGCATCGCCAGAGCGGATTTCGGTGGCGGATGCCTTTGCCGAATATGCCGGGATTGATCTGCTGGCGACGATTGCGCCGGATGGTTGGACCGATCGCGACGGGCTGGCGGCGCAGGTCACGCGAAGTGGTGTGACCCCTGCGGATGGCGACACATGGTCTGATCTGTTCTCTCGCGTGCTGGCCGATCGGGTAGAGCCGCATCTGGGTCGCGGCTGTGCGACGGTGCTGGACCGCTATCCGGTGCCAGAGGCAGCGCTTGCGCGGCGCGCGGCGGATGATCCGCGTGTCGCGGAACGGTTCGAGCTTTATGCCTGCGGGGTGGAGATTGCGAATGGCTTTGGTGAACTGACCGACGCGGCGGAGCAGCGGCGGCGCTTTCAGGCCGATATGGCCGAAAGGCAGCGCATCTATGGCGAGGCTTATCCGCTGGATGAAGATCTGCTGGCCGCGCTTGAAATCATGCCGGATGCCAGTGGGATCGCGCTTGGCTTTGACCGGCTGGTGATGCTGGCGACGGCTGCGCCTTCGGTTCAGGCGGTGATGTGGGCGCCGGTGCCTGATCCGGGTTAG
- the efp gene encoding elongation factor P, translating to MKVIASSLRKGNVVELDEKLYVVLKAENFHPGKGTPTTSVDMRRISDGVKVSERWKTTDQVEKAHVDERSYDFLYNDAEGYHFMEPESYEQVTASEDVVGDQSVYLQEGMRVFLQVFNGAPIALELPQKMTVEVTETEPVVKGQTASSSYKPATVDNGLRVMVPPHIGAGTRIVINTADNSYVERAKD from the coding sequence ATGAAAGTCATCGCATCCAGCCTTCGCAAAGGCAATGTGGTCGAGCTCGACGAGAAACTTTACGTCGTTCTCAAGGCCGAAAACTTCCACCCTGGCAAGGGCACACCCACCACCAGCGTCGATATGCGCCGCATTTCGGACGGGGTGAAGGTCAGCGAACGCTGGAAGACGACCGATCAGGTCGAAAAGGCCCATGTCGACGAACGCAGCTATGACTTCCTGTATAACGACGCCGAAGGCTACCATTTCATGGAGCCGGAATCCTACGAACAGGTCACTGCGTCCGAAGATGTCGTCGGCGATCAGTCGGTCTATCTGCAGGAAGGGATGCGGGTTTTCCTGCAGGTATTCAACGGCGCGCCCATCGCATTGGAACTGCCGCAGAAAATGACCGTCGAAGTGACAGAGACCGAGCCGGTCGTGAAAGGCCAAACCGCCTCATCTTCCTACAAGCCCGCCACGGTCGATAACGGCCTGCGCGTCATGGTCCCGCCCCATATCGGCGCCGGCACCCGCATCGTCATCAACACAGCCGACAATTCCTATGTCGAGCGTGCGAAGGACTGA
- a CDS encoding NAD(P)H-dependent flavin oxidoreductase, protein MLLDRIGMRVAVIQAPMAGVTTPELAAAVSNAGGLGSLGVAAMNAERAREEVRRTRALTPASFNVNVFCHRAPERDPAKEAAWLDSLAPDFERFGATAPDALSDGYRRFQDDPDMLQMLLDEKPGVVSFHFGLPEADQLAALRDSGAVLLGSATNLADALKVKAAGLDGVVAQGWQAGGHRGVTDENGPDERLPTMALLAALKDIGLPVIAAGAIMTRDDVRAALDAGAIAAQCGTAFLVADEAGTSAPHRAALSARKTVMTRAISGRPARGVENLISTRDDSAAPDYPLPYSALKALHAAASAKGEAGYGPFWAGTGCAQAQPGTAAEILARLSP, encoded by the coding sequence ATGCTTTTGGACCGGATTGGAATGCGCGTAGCCGTCATACAGGCACCCATGGCCGGGGTGACGACGCCCGAACTGGCAGCTGCGGTATCGAATGCAGGGGGCCTCGGCTCTCTCGGCGTTGCCGCGATGAATGCCGAACGCGCGCGCGAAGAGGTCCGCCGGACCCGCGCCCTGACCCCGGCCAGCTTCAATGTCAACGTATTCTGCCACCGCGCACCCGAACGCGATCCCGCGAAAGAGGCCGCCTGGCTGGACAGCCTCGCCCCCGATTTCGAACGCTTCGGCGCGACTGCGCCGGATGCGCTCAGCGACGGGTATCGACGCTTTCAGGATGATCCTGACATGCTGCAAATGCTGCTGGACGAAAAGCCCGGCGTCGTCAGCTTCCACTTCGGTCTGCCCGAGGCGGATCAGCTCGCCGCCTTGCGTGACAGCGGCGCGGTCCTGCTTGGCTCGGCGACCAACCTTGCCGACGCGCTGAAGGTCAAGGCCGCGGGGCTTGACGGCGTTGTCGCACAGGGTTGGCAAGCGGGCGGTCATCGCGGCGTGACCGACGAAAACGGCCCCGATGAACGGCTGCCCACGATGGCACTGCTGGCCGCGCTGAAAGACATTGGCCTGCCCGTCATCGCCGCAGGTGCGATCATGACCCGCGACGATGTCCGCGCCGCGCTCGACGCTGGCGCCATCGCCGCGCAATGCGGCACTGCGTTCCTGGTCGCAGATGAAGCCGGAACCTCTGCACCGCACCGCGCCGCATTGTCCGCCCGCAAGACCGTCATGACCCGCGCCATATCCGGCCGCCCCGCCAGAGGCGTCGAAAACCTGATCAGCACCCGCGATGACAGCGCCGCACCCGATTACCCGCTGCCCTATTCCGCGCTGAAGGCCCTGCACGCCGCAGCCTCCGCGAAAGGAGAGGCCGGCTACGGCCCCTTCTGGGCAGGCACCGGCTGCGCACAGGCCCAACCCGGCACCGCCGCCGAAATCCTTGCCCGGCTGTCGCCCTAA